The following proteins come from a genomic window of Microbacterium lemovicicum:
- a CDS encoding LacI family DNA-binding transcriptional regulator: MSTTAIKGSVTIEEVAATAGVSRSTVSRVVNGSTAVSPSALESVRRAIADLNYVPNRAARSLASRQTHAIALVVPEDITRFFGDPFFASVVAGINARLSRSDYVLNLFIASDDPGDKTTAYVRSGSIDGAIIVSHHTSDTFIDRIASSVPVVYGGRPVRERADAFYVDVDNVQSGREATEFLIANGRRRIATITGPADMPAGVDRLQGWRDALAAAGLPEGPIEDGNFTSDGGAHAMRRILGRSGERPDAVFVASDLMARGVLAVLAAEGVRVPSDVAVMGFDDSPVATSVTPGLTTVRQPSREQGEHMASVLLDILAGREPERVTILGTELIVRDSV, from the coding sequence ATGAGCACCACCGCGATCAAGGGGTCGGTGACGATCGAAGAGGTTGCCGCCACGGCCGGCGTGTCCCGCTCGACCGTCTCGCGGGTCGTCAACGGCTCGACCGCCGTGAGTCCCTCGGCGCTCGAGTCGGTGCGGCGGGCGATCGCCGACCTCAACTACGTCCCGAACCGGGCGGCGCGCTCGCTCGCGAGTCGTCAGACGCACGCGATCGCGCTCGTCGTGCCCGAGGACATCACGCGGTTCTTCGGCGACCCGTTCTTCGCGTCCGTCGTGGCCGGCATCAACGCGCGGCTGAGCCGGTCGGACTACGTGCTCAACCTCTTCATCGCCAGTGACGACCCGGGCGACAAGACCACCGCCTACGTCCGCAGCGGCAGCATCGACGGGGCGATCATCGTGTCGCACCACACGAGCGACACGTTCATCGACCGGATCGCCTCCTCCGTGCCCGTCGTCTACGGCGGACGGCCCGTCCGCGAGCGCGCCGACGCGTTCTACGTCGATGTCGACAACGTGCAGAGCGGCCGGGAGGCGACCGAGTTCCTCATCGCGAACGGGCGCCGTCGCATCGCGACCATCACCGGACCCGCCGACATGCCCGCCGGAGTCGACCGCCTGCAGGGATGGCGCGACGCGCTCGCGGCCGCCGGCCTGCCCGAGGGTCCGATCGAGGACGGCAACTTCACATCCGACGGGGGAGCGCACGCGATGCGCCGCATCCTCGGGCGCTCCGGCGAGCGCCCCGACGCCGTCTTCGTCGCGAGCGACCTGATGGCCCGCGGAGTGCTGGCCGTCCTGGCCGCCGAGGGCGTCCGGGTGCCGTCCGACGTGGCGGTGATGGGCTTCGACGACTCGCCCGTCGCGACGTCGGTGACGCCCGGCCTCACGACCGTGCGGCAGCCCTCGCGCGAGCAGGGCGAGCACATGGCGAGCGTGCTGCTCGACATCCTCGCCGGCCGCGAGCCCGAGCGCGTGACGATCCTCGGGACCGAGCTCATCGTCCGCGACTCGGTCTGA
- a CDS encoding phosphoribosylaminoimidazolesuccinocarboxamide synthase — protein MDYTAAIRRRGPIGLRDNGGVSASLDIPGWRHVYSGKVRDLYVPDEAETEAAADRLLVVASDRVSAFDHVLEPGIPDKGELLTTLSLWWFDQLSGGDGGRGIPNHLVADHVLGDDDEPVELIPAAVRGRAMLVRSLDMHPVECVVRGYLTGSGWAEYRAEGTVCGIPLPDGLSDGDRLPEPLFTPAYKAPMGEHDENISFERTVELVGAEVAAALRDTSLEIYRRAAAVAEARGLILADTKFEFGTDAHGVLTLADEVLTSDSSRYWDAAAWRSGTTPAERMASFDKQIVRDWLAAHWDKTGTPPELPAEIIGRTADRYRELLQRLTGG, from the coding sequence ATGGACTATACCGCCGCCATCCGACGTCGAGGCCCGATCGGGCTCCGCGATAATGGCGGGGTGAGCGCATCCCTCGACATCCCCGGCTGGCGGCACGTCTACTCGGGCAAGGTGCGGGACCTCTACGTTCCCGACGAGGCCGAGACGGAAGCCGCAGCCGACCGCCTGCTCGTGGTGGCGAGCGACCGCGTCAGCGCGTTCGACCACGTGCTCGAGCCGGGCATCCCCGACAAGGGCGAGCTGCTGACGACCCTCAGCCTCTGGTGGTTCGACCAGCTCTCCGGCGGCGACGGCGGTCGCGGCATCCCGAACCACCTCGTCGCCGATCACGTCCTCGGCGACGACGACGAGCCCGTCGAGCTCATCCCGGCGGCCGTCCGCGGTCGCGCGATGCTCGTCCGCTCGCTCGACATGCACCCCGTCGAGTGCGTCGTGCGCGGCTACCTCACCGGCAGCGGCTGGGCGGAGTACCGCGCGGAGGGGACGGTGTGCGGCATCCCCCTCCCCGACGGCCTCTCCGACGGCGACCGCCTGCCCGAGCCGCTCTTCACCCCCGCCTACAAGGCGCCGATGGGCGAGCACGACGAGAACATCTCGTTCGAGCGCACGGTCGAGCTGGTCGGAGCCGAGGTCGCCGCGGCGCTGCGCGACACCTCGCTCGAGATCTACCGCCGTGCCGCCGCCGTGGCCGAGGCGCGCGGGCTGATCCTGGCCGACACGAAGTTCGAGTTCGGCACCGACGCGCACGGCGTGCTGACGCTGGCCGACGAGGTGCTCACCAGCGATTCGTCGCGGTACTGGGATGCCGCGGCCTGGCGCTCGGGGACGACGCCGGCCGAGCGCATGGCGAGCTTCGACAAGCAGATCGTCCGCGACTGGCTGGCCGCGCACTGGGACAAGACGGGCACGCCGCCCGAGCTGCCCGCAGAGATCATCGGGCGCACGGCCGACCGCTACCGGGAGCTGCTGCAGCGTCTCACGGGCGGCTGA
- a CDS encoding MDR family MFS transporter, which produces MTEQNTRAAASDRAGSGPAAPVAERNPWPALWALVIGFFMILVDTTIVSVANPAIKAALDSDTNNLDNVVWVTSAYLLAYAVPLLITGRLGDRFGPKNMYLIGLVVFTLASLGCGLSGSLGMLIAMRAVQGVGAALLTPQTMAIITRTFPPNRRGAAMGLWGATSGVAMLVGPLAGGLLVDGLGWEWIFFINIPVGIIGFVLAWILVPKLETNPHRFDVLGVVLSAVALFLIVFGLQEGETYDWGVIWGPISVWSMIIAGVVVLGLFLWQQAKTKSEALVPLGLFRDRNFGVANLGIAAVGFTVTSMSLPMMFYYQLARGLTPTEAALLLVPMAIAAGVLSPFAGRLLDRIDPRFLLVPGLLLVAAALVVYAVLMTPDTPIWLFLIPSLLMGLGNAGMWGPLATTATRNLPMHQAGAGAGIYNTTRVIGSVLGSAAIAAFMQARLEANLPGASESTGFGTGQLPDMVVDGFSTAMAQSILLPAGAILVGVVAVLFLRRPKASSTAQWHAAQRAEPAPAAARD; this is translated from the coding sequence ATGACCGAGCAGAACACCCGAGCCGCGGCATCCGACCGCGCAGGATCCGGCCCCGCCGCCCCCGTCGCCGAACGCAATCCCTGGCCGGCCCTGTGGGCCCTGGTCATCGGGTTCTTCATGATCCTGGTCGACACGACGATCGTCTCGGTGGCCAACCCCGCCATCAAGGCGGCGCTCGACTCGGACACCAACAACCTCGACAACGTGGTGTGGGTGACGTCGGCCTACCTCCTCGCCTACGCGGTGCCGCTGCTGATCACGGGACGCCTGGGCGACCGCTTCGGGCCCAAGAACATGTACCTCATCGGTCTCGTGGTCTTCACGCTCGCCTCGCTCGGGTGCGGACTGTCGGGCTCGCTCGGCATGCTCATCGCCATGCGCGCGGTGCAGGGCGTCGGCGCCGCACTGCTGACGCCGCAGACGATGGCGATCATCACGCGCACCTTCCCGCCCAACCGCCGCGGCGCGGCGATGGGCCTGTGGGGTGCGACCTCCGGTGTCGCCATGCTCGTCGGCCCGCTGGCCGGCGGTCTGCTGGTGGACGGCCTCGGGTGGGAGTGGATCTTCTTCATCAACATCCCGGTGGGCATCATCGGCTTCGTGCTCGCGTGGATCCTCGTGCCGAAGCTTGAGACCAACCCCCACCGCTTCGACGTCCTGGGCGTCGTGCTGAGCGCCGTCGCACTCTTCCTCATCGTGTTCGGGCTGCAGGAGGGCGAGACCTACGACTGGGGCGTCATCTGGGGCCCGATCTCGGTGTGGTCGATGATCATCGCCGGTGTCGTCGTGCTGGGACTCTTCCTCTGGCAGCAGGCCAAGACCAAGAGCGAGGCCCTCGTGCCGCTCGGGCTGTTCCGCGACCGCAACTTCGGCGTCGCCAACCTCGGCATCGCCGCGGTCGGCTTCACCGTGACGAGCATGTCGCTGCCGATGATGTTCTACTACCAGCTCGCGCGGGGGCTGACCCCGACCGAGGCCGCACTGCTGCTCGTGCCCATGGCGATCGCCGCGGGCGTGCTCTCGCCGTTCGCCGGACGCCTGCTCGACCGCATCGACCCGCGCTTCCTCCTCGTGCCCGGGCTGCTGCTCGTGGCGGCGGCGCTCGTCGTCTATGCCGTGCTCATGACCCCCGACACCCCGATCTGGCTGTTCCTCATCCCGTCGCTGCTCATGGGCCTCGGCAACGCGGGCATGTGGGGACCGCTGGCCACCACCGCCACGCGGAACCTGCCGATGCATCAGGCCGGCGCCGGCGCGGGCATCTACAACACCACGCGCGTCATCGGCTCGGTGCTCGGCTCGGCGGCCATCGCCGCGTTCATGCAGGCGCGCCTGGAGGCGAACCTGCCGGGTGCGTCGGAGTCGACCGGATTCGGCACGGGTCAGCTGCCCGACATGGTCGTCGACGGGTTCTCCACGGCGATGGCGCAGTCGATCCTGCTGCCCGCCGGAGCGATCCTCGTCGGCGTCGTGGCGGTGCTGTTCCTCCGTCGCCCGAAGGCCTCGAGCACCGCCCAGTGGCATGCCGCTCAGCGCGCGGAACCGGCTCCCGCGGCCGCCCGCGACTGA
- a CDS encoding PadR family transcriptional regulator has protein sequence MKSAVDRLTPLGIMVLALLIEGDMHPYEMMRLMRGRREDRLVSITNGTLYHTVGRLERAGLVAPVRVERDGNRPERTTYTLTGDGAEAVREWVRRELPRTDHPAEFRIALAEAHNLDRVEVIDLLRARRAGLEGQHALHRDGREDALQRAVPEVYLLEVEREAVLLETELRWLDGLLDRLDDQSFPWGADELGPSTDSYLSERKAARL, from the coding sequence GTGAAGAGCGCCGTCGACCGTCTGACCCCGCTGGGCATCATGGTGCTGGCGCTGCTCATCGAGGGCGACATGCACCCGTACGAGATGATGCGGCTGATGCGCGGGCGCCGCGAGGACCGGCTCGTGTCCATCACGAACGGCACGCTGTACCACACGGTCGGGCGCCTGGAACGGGCGGGCCTCGTCGCGCCGGTGCGCGTCGAGCGCGACGGCAACCGCCCCGAGCGCACCACGTACACCCTCACCGGTGACGGCGCGGAGGCGGTCAGGGAGTGGGTGCGCCGGGAGCTCCCGCGCACCGACCATCCGGCCGAATTCCGCATCGCGCTGGCGGAGGCGCACAACCTCGACCGCGTCGAGGTCATCGACCTGCTGCGCGCGCGGCGCGCGGGCCTGGAGGGCCAGCACGCGCTGCACCGCGACGGGCGCGAGGACGCGCTCCAGCGCGCGGTGCCCGAGGTGTACCTCCTCGAGGTCGAGCGCGAGGCCGTGCTGCTCGAGACCGAGCTGCGGTGGCTCGACGGGCTCCTCGACCGGCTCGACGACCAGAGCTTCCCGTGGGGGGCCGACGAGCTCGGCCCTTCCACCGACTCCTATCTCTCCGAACGAAAGGCCGCACGGCTATGA
- a CDS encoding GH1 family beta-glucosidase — MPSLARPFPESFLFGAATAAFQVEGAAHEDGRRDSIWDAFCRVPGAVINGDDGEVACDQYHLYRDDVALMKRMGLQTYRFSTSWSRVRPDGGPVNPAGVDYYSRLVDELLGAGILPWLTLYHWDLPQALQDGGGWTVRDTAERFTEYALDMHEALGDRVKVWTTLNEPWCSSFLSYTAGIHAPGHTSVAEGMLASHHLLLGHGQAVRELRARDSSLELGITLNLTVADAVDPTNEADAAAAAKIDGRFNRWFLDPVFRGSYPADVLADIRAADPAAADAFDAAVQPGDLDVISTRLDALGVNYYHGELVGAQPPAQPARSGDAPTDREVASPFPAADGVYWHDRGLPQTSMFWDVQPEGLTRLLNRVWDEYAQPAGTVLYVTENGAAYDDVPTTEDGGVRVHDAERVDFVRAHLGAVLDAIEDGVDVRGYFYWSLLDNFEWAWGYEKRFGIVRVDYDTQERAVKDSGREYGRIIAARTLDAHPAP; from the coding sequence ATGCCCTCCCTCGCACGCCCGTTCCCCGAGTCGTTCCTCTTCGGAGCCGCCACCGCCGCCTTCCAGGTCGAGGGGGCCGCCCACGAGGACGGTCGTCGCGACTCGATCTGGGACGCCTTCTGCCGCGTGCCCGGCGCCGTGATCAACGGCGACGACGGCGAGGTGGCGTGCGACCAGTACCACCTGTATCGCGATGACGTCGCCCTCATGAAGCGGATGGGGCTCCAGACGTACCGCTTCTCGACGTCGTGGTCGCGCGTGCGCCCCGACGGCGGCCCCGTCAACCCTGCGGGCGTGGACTACTACTCCCGTCTGGTCGACGAACTGCTCGGCGCCGGCATCCTGCCGTGGCTCACGCTGTACCACTGGGATCTTCCGCAGGCACTGCAGGACGGGGGCGGCTGGACCGTCCGTGACACCGCGGAGCGCTTCACCGAGTACGCCCTCGACATGCATGAGGCGCTCGGCGACCGCGTGAAGGTGTGGACGACCCTCAACGAGCCGTGGTGCTCGTCGTTCCTGAGCTACACCGCGGGCATCCATGCTCCCGGGCACACCAGCGTCGCGGAGGGCATGCTCGCCTCCCACCACCTGCTGCTGGGCCATGGTCAGGCCGTGCGCGAGCTGCGGGCGCGCGACTCCTCCCTCGAGCTGGGCATCACGCTCAATCTCACGGTCGCCGACGCGGTGGACCCGACGAACGAGGCGGATGCTGCGGCCGCCGCCAAGATCGACGGCCGCTTCAACCGGTGGTTCCTGGATCCGGTGTTCCGCGGCTCGTACCCGGCGGACGTGCTGGCCGACATCCGCGCCGCCGACCCCGCAGCGGCGGACGCGTTCGACGCGGCCGTGCAGCCCGGCGACCTCGACGTGATCTCCACGCGGCTGGACGCCCTCGGCGTGAACTACTACCACGGCGAGCTCGTCGGCGCGCAGCCCCCGGCCCAGCCCGCGCGCAGCGGCGACGCCCCGACCGACCGCGAGGTCGCCTCGCCGTTCCCGGCGGCGGACGGCGTGTACTGGCACGACCGCGGCCTGCCGCAGACGTCGATGTTCTGGGACGTGCAGCCCGAGGGCCTCACCCGCCTGCTGAACCGCGTGTGGGACGAGTACGCCCAGCCCGCCGGCACGGTGCTCTACGTCACGGAGAACGGCGCCGCCTACGACGACGTGCCCACGACCGAGGACGGCGGCGTGCGCGTGCACGACGCCGAGCGCGTCGACTTCGTGCGCGCGCACCTCGGCGCGGTGCTCGACGCCATCGAGGACGGCGTCGACGTGCGCGGCTACTTCTACTGGTCGCTGCTGGACAACTTCGAATGGGCCTGGGGGTACGAGAAGCGCTTCGGGATCGTCCGGGTCGACTACGACACCCAGGAACGTGCCGTGAAGGACAGTGGACGCGAGTACGGTCGGATCATCGCCGCACGGACGTTGGACGCCCACCCGGCGCCGTAG
- a CDS encoding ABC transporter ATP-binding protein — MTDIPPQDQLLAPATSGPVGDAAVELVGLVKRFGEKVAVDGVTLTVPTGSFYGLVGPNGAGKTTSLSMATGLLVPDAGQAFIHGVDMWREPVKAKGMLGNLADGVKLFDRLTGEQLVTYNGLLFGIPQDEIARRTADLLALMDMTDAGGTLVVDYSAGMTKKIALACALVHAPRVLVLDEPFESVDPVSAANIQDILTGYVRGGGTVIVSSHSMDLVQRLCDHVAVIAAGRLLVAGTVDEVRAGQSLQDRFVDLVGGRRHTEGPEWLRRS; from the coding sequence GTGACAGATATCCCGCCGCAGGATCAGCTCCTCGCCCCCGCCACGTCCGGTCCGGTCGGCGACGCCGCCGTCGAGCTCGTCGGACTCGTCAAGCGCTTCGGCGAGAAGGTCGCCGTCGACGGCGTCACCCTCACCGTGCCGACCGGCTCGTTCTACGGCCTCGTCGGCCCGAACGGCGCGGGCAAGACGACCAGCCTGTCGATGGCGACCGGCCTGCTCGTGCCCGACGCGGGTCAGGCGTTCATCCACGGCGTCGACATGTGGCGCGAGCCCGTGAAGGCGAAGGGGATGCTGGGCAATCTCGCCGACGGCGTGAAGCTGTTCGACCGCCTCACCGGCGAGCAGCTCGTCACCTACAACGGCCTGCTGTTCGGCATCCCGCAGGACGAGATCGCGCGGCGCACCGCCGACCTGCTGGCGCTCATGGACATGACGGATGCCGGCGGCACCCTGGTCGTGGACTACTCCGCGGGCATGACGAAGAAGATCGCGCTCGCCTGCGCCCTCGTCCACGCGCCTCGCGTGCTCGTGCTCGACGAGCCCTTCGAGTCCGTCGATCCGGTCTCGGCGGCCAACATCCAGGACATCCTGACCGGCTACGTCCGCGGCGGCGGCACCGTGATCGTGTCGAGCCACTCGATGGACCTCGTGCAGCGCCTCTGCGACCACGTCGCCGTCATCGCCGCGGGCCGGCTGCTGGTCGCGGGCACCGTCGACGAGGTGCGCGCGGGCCAGTCGCTGCAGGATCGCTTCGTCGACCTCGTCGGCGGCCGCCGTCACACGGAGGGGCCGGAATGGTTGCGACGCTCCTGA
- a CDS encoding uracil-xanthine permease family protein, with amino-acid sequence MPIWKLHGNGRTVEPGAVVRPDERLNWPATIAVGVQHVIAMFGATFLVPVLTGFPVSTTLLFSGIGTLLFLIITRNKLPSYLGSSFAFIAPVTAATASQGMGSALAGIVAVGLLLAAVGLIVQVAGLGWVDRLMPPVVAGAIVALIGFNLAPVAWSNFKLQPLPGTITLVAVILFSVLFRGFLGRVSIFLGVIVGYLATVLIQVTTGEQLIDFGAVADAAWIGLPTFQIADFGNPGTWSVIAMFLPVVLVLIAENVGHVRGVATMTGAEVNKQTGRALIADGAATTVAGFFGGSGTTTYGENIGVMAATRVYSTAAYWVAGAAAIVLSLSPKVGAVFNTIPAGVLGGVTTALYGLIGIIGIKIWVDNRVDFSRPVNQYTGAVALVIAIAGFTMQWGDFQLGAIVLGAAAALLIYHLGNAIARWRRTGADDGGPIPAVGQLGGDPQ; translated from the coding sequence ATGCCCATCTGGAAGCTGCACGGGAACGGCCGGACGGTCGAGCCGGGGGCGGTCGTCCGCCCGGACGAGCGCCTGAACTGGCCCGCGACGATCGCCGTGGGCGTCCAGCACGTCATCGCGATGTTCGGTGCGACGTTCCTCGTGCCCGTCCTGACCGGATTCCCGGTCTCGACCACCCTGCTGTTCTCCGGCATCGGGACGCTGCTGTTCCTGATCATCACGCGCAACAAGCTGCCCAGCTACCTGGGGTCGTCGTTCGCGTTCATCGCACCGGTCACCGCCGCCACCGCCTCGCAGGGCATGGGCTCGGCGCTCGCGGGCATCGTCGCCGTCGGCCTGCTGCTGGCCGCCGTGGGCCTCATCGTGCAGGTCGCCGGGCTGGGGTGGGTGGACCGCCTCATGCCCCCCGTCGTCGCGGGGGCGATCGTCGCGCTGATCGGCTTCAACCTCGCGCCCGTCGCCTGGTCGAACTTCAAGCTGCAGCCGCTGCCCGGCACCATCACCCTCGTCGCCGTCATCCTGTTCAGCGTGCTGTTCCGGGGCTTCCTCGGCCGCGTCTCGATCTTCCTGGGCGTCATCGTCGGCTACCTCGCGACCGTGCTCATCCAGGTGACCACCGGAGAGCAGCTGATCGACTTCGGCGCGGTGGCGGATGCCGCTTGGATCGGCCTCCCCACCTTCCAGATCGCCGACTTCGGCAACCCCGGCACGTGGTCGGTCATCGCGATGTTCCTGCCGGTGGTGCTGGTGCTCATCGCCGAGAACGTCGGGCATGTGCGCGGCGTCGCGACCATGACCGGCGCGGAGGTCAACAAGCAGACCGGACGCGCCCTCATCGCCGACGGCGCGGCCACGACCGTCGCCGGCTTCTTCGGCGGCTCGGGCACCACCACCTACGGCGAGAACATCGGCGTCATGGCCGCGACCCGCGTCTACTCCACGGCCGCCTACTGGGTGGCCGGCGCAGCGGCCATCGTGCTGAGCCTCTCCCCCAAGGTCGGCGCGGTCTTCAACACGATCCCCGCCGGAGTGCTCGGCGGCGTGACCACCGCGCTCTACGGCCTGATCGGCATCATCGGCATCAAGATCTGGGTCGACAACCGCGTCGACTTCTCCCGCCCCGTCAACCAGTACACGGGAGCCGTCGCGCTGGTCATCGCCATCGCCGGCTTCACGATGCAGTGGGGCGACTTCCAGCTCGGCGCGATCGTGCTCGGCGCCGCGGCCGCGCTCCTGATCTACCACCTGGGCAACGCGATCGCCCGCTGGCGCCGCACCGGCGCCGACGACGGCGGCCCGATCCCCGCGGTCGGTCAGCTCGGCGGCGACCCACAGTAG